A part of Oceaniferula flava genomic DNA contains:
- a CDS encoding RtcB family protein gives MKIHPTGEATGFLPARDNKGKPITVIGTEAIREGFGSECLSQALNARSAPGVSEVVLNPDAHVGYDAPIGCVMASPTHIYPGPVGVDIKCSMSLIQMNVPQEAIADKSTRRALINAICERTPTGAGKGQRSAKKSRSIDAETGKLAVTQGASHEVCEAIGIPPEWAERCEDSFHVGHDRSQAALEDRLDRMLSGGYADRFRGKVQQFGSYGGGNHFGEAEAVSITDTPEARTAAETFGLTDGNIAFLSHCGSRGFGHDLASSQFRSLQKKFDTWGTPFPANDKHLCYAPLGTPEADAYIDDMSLGANFATVNHLLINALVLEAFQEILPGTTGQLVYFISHNIARQEKVNDQFQWVHRKGATRAFPAGHYSLKDTPFSETGHPILLPGNPRDGSVVMAALPGAEKSCYSVNHGAGRSLGRGQAFRSLDQEKVDTELDAHDILSNCRKYPRDEAPDAYKDFSEVLKSVEKAELAHTVAKLDARFVIKDASKADD, from the coding sequence ATGAAAATCCACCCTACCGGCGAAGCCACCGGCTTCCTCCCCGCACGCGATAACAAAGGTAAACCGATCACCGTGATCGGCACCGAGGCGATCCGTGAAGGCTTCGGGTCCGAATGTCTCTCTCAAGCCCTCAACGCCCGCTCCGCCCCCGGCGTTTCCGAGGTGGTGCTGAACCCGGACGCCCACGTCGGCTACGACGCACCCATCGGCTGTGTGATGGCCTCGCCCACACACATCTACCCAGGCCCCGTGGGCGTGGACATCAAGTGCTCGATGAGCCTGATCCAGATGAACGTGCCGCAGGAGGCGATTGCTGACAAAAGCACCCGCCGCGCCCTGATCAACGCCATCTGCGAACGCACTCCCACCGGGGCTGGAAAAGGTCAGCGGTCGGCAAAAAAATCACGCAGTATCGATGCCGAAACCGGCAAGCTCGCGGTGACTCAAGGAGCGTCTCACGAAGTTTGCGAAGCCATCGGGATCCCACCCGAGTGGGCAGAGCGCTGCGAAGACAGCTTCCACGTGGGTCACGATCGATCACAGGCCGCGCTGGAAGATCGGCTCGACCGCATGCTCAGCGGCGGCTACGCGGATCGCTTCCGAGGCAAGGTGCAGCAGTTCGGATCCTACGGCGGAGGCAATCACTTCGGTGAGGCCGAAGCGGTGAGCATCACCGACACCCCCGAGGCACGCACCGCAGCCGAAACCTTCGGTCTAACGGACGGCAATATTGCCTTCCTCTCGCACTGCGGGTCTCGTGGTTTCGGTCACGACCTCGCCAGCTCGCAGTTCCGTAGTTTGCAGAAGAAATTCGATACCTGGGGAACCCCCTTCCCAGCCAACGACAAACACCTCTGCTACGCGCCACTGGGAACACCCGAAGCCGATGCTTACATTGATGACATGTCGCTGGGAGCGAACTTCGCCACCGTCAACCACCTGCTGATCAACGCGCTGGTGTTAGAAGCTTTTCAAGAAATCCTCCCCGGCACCACCGGGCAGCTGGTTTACTTCATCAGCCATAACATCGCGCGTCAGGAGAAGGTTAATGATCAGTTCCAGTGGGTGCACCGCAAGGGAGCGACCCGTGCCTTCCCTGCCGGTCACTACAGCCTGAAAGACACGCCGTTTTCCGAAACCGGACACCCGATCCTACTGCCTGGAAACCCACGCGACGGCTCGGTAGTCATGGCCGCCCTGCCGGGAGCGGAGAAATCCTGCTACTCGGTGAACCACGGCGCCGGCCGCAGTCTGGGACGCGGACAGGCATTCCGATCGCTCGATCAGGAAAAAGTGGATACCGAACTCGATGCCCATGACATCCTCAGCAACTGCCGAAAGTATCCCCGTGACGAAGCACCCGATGCCTACAAGGACTTCAGCGAAGTTCTCAAAAGCGTGGAAAAAGCTGAGCTCGCCCACACCGTGGCCAAGCTCGACGCCCGCTTCGTGATTAAGGATGCCAGTAAGGCGGATGACTAA
- a CDS encoding vWA domain-containing protein — MANKNLFQSTRGKKLPQTNATNLAGGRAYAFTPQHALAQYVATGCLNGTFYATAGEQLEKIIELAGQVDDHFLAKTAIYSRRKAYMKDTPALLCALLANRDVALLAEIFPQVIDNGKMLRNFVQIVRSGITGRKSLGSAPKRMVQAWLNRVNDEALLAASIGQSPSLADVIKMVHPRPKNAQREAFYAYLIGRAYSEENLPSVIRQYENWKLTREGNPPKVPFQMLTSLELGKRDWLTIAKNAPWQMTRMNLNTFARQGVFKMIGMSGKIANRLKNPRLIRQARAFPYQLMAAYLNAGDDVPNKIKNALQDAMEIALENVPEIKGNVVVCTDVSGSMHGSVTGYRKGSTSKTRCLDVAALTTAAILRKNPNAIVLPFENDVVKVNLNPRDSVMTNATKLASLPCGGTNCSAPLAWLNKYRRPVDMVIFVSDNESWIDSPHYGYFGGGATNTMREWNQIKQRNSKARMVCIDITPNETTQAKERADILNIGGFSDQVFKTIAAFASKSLHPDHWIGEINQTIIKTPMKKQAI, encoded by the coding sequence ATGGCTAACAAAAACCTATTCCAATCCACTCGCGGAAAAAAATTGCCGCAAACCAATGCCACCAACCTGGCAGGAGGTCGTGCCTACGCCTTCACTCCCCAGCACGCCTTGGCCCAATACGTGGCCACCGGCTGCCTGAACGGAACCTTCTACGCCACCGCCGGTGAGCAGTTAGAGAAGATCATCGAGCTTGCCGGACAGGTGGACGATCACTTCCTCGCGAAGACCGCCATTTACAGCCGACGCAAAGCCTACATGAAGGACACCCCTGCCCTGCTTTGTGCTCTGTTAGCTAATCGCGATGTCGCCCTGCTGGCCGAGATCTTCCCTCAGGTCATCGATAACGGCAAGATGCTGCGAAACTTCGTGCAGATCGTTCGCTCCGGAATCACCGGTCGGAAGTCGCTCGGAAGTGCGCCCAAGCGTATGGTGCAGGCATGGTTGAATCGAGTTAACGATGAAGCTCTGCTCGCCGCGTCCATCGGTCAGTCACCATCTCTAGCAGATGTGATCAAGATGGTGCACCCTCGCCCTAAAAACGCGCAGCGTGAAGCCTTCTACGCCTACCTCATTGGTCGGGCCTACAGCGAGGAGAACCTTCCTTCCGTGATCCGTCAGTATGAAAACTGGAAGCTCACACGTGAGGGAAATCCTCCCAAGGTCCCCTTCCAGATGCTCACCTCGCTTGAGCTTGGAAAGCGTGACTGGCTCACCATTGCCAAGAATGCGCCGTGGCAGATGACTCGTATGAACCTGAACACCTTTGCCCGTCAGGGCGTGTTTAAGATGATCGGTATGAGTGGAAAAATCGCCAACCGTCTGAAGAATCCACGACTCATCAGACAGGCTCGCGCTTTCCCCTATCAGCTCATGGCCGCGTATCTCAATGCCGGGGATGATGTTCCTAACAAAATCAAGAACGCCCTTCAGGATGCGATGGAAATCGCCTTGGAAAATGTTCCTGAGATCAAGGGAAACGTCGTTGTCTGCACGGATGTTTCCGGCTCGATGCACGGATCGGTCACCGGCTACCGCAAGGGTTCCACGTCGAAAACCCGCTGCCTCGATGTCGCGGCACTCACCACCGCTGCGATCTTGAGAAAGAACCCGAATGCCATCGTACTTCCTTTCGAGAACGATGTGGTGAAGGTGAATCTCAACCCACGCGACTCGGTGATGACAAATGCGACGAAGCTGGCCAGCCTCCCCTGTGGAGGAACCAACTGCAGCGCGCCCCTCGCCTGGCTCAACAAATACCGACGCCCAGTGGACATGGTCATCTTTGTTTCCGATAACGAATCATGGATCGATTCTCCCCACTACGGATACTTCGGTGGCGGAGCGACCAATACCATGCGCGAGTGGAACCAGATCAAGCAGCGTAACAGCAAGGCCCGCATGGTCTGCATCGATATCACACCGAACGAAACCACCCAGGCGAAGGAACGTGCTGACATCTTGAACATCGGCGGATTTTCCGACCAGGTCTTCAAAACCATCGCAGCCTTCGCTTCGAAATCACTTCACCCCGATCACTGGATCGGTGAAATCAATCAAACCATCATCAAGACACCTATGAAAAAACAAGCTATCTAA
- the rtcR gene encoding RNA repair transcriptional activator RtcR, which yields MKKRVVMGFLGTKLDMGFGPDRWERWRPTVSICSQEGSMVDRYELLYEQRYQKLADRVMEDLRQVSPETDVRGHIVGIRKPWDFEDVFGHLHDFLKGYDFDVEKEEYEAHITTGTHVAQICLFLLTESRHLPGKLLQTGPPRGRKAKTGFGSVSLIDLDLSKYDQLATRFNAEQLEALDFLKSGIATRNKAFNELIEKIEVVALRSAAPILLTGPTGAGKSQLARRIYELRQQRGGLDGGFVEVNCATLRGDTAMSALFGHKKGAFTGAQSDRPGLLRQAHGGMLFLDEIGELGVDEQAVLLRAVEEGMYLPVGADQPVKSKFQLIAGTNRDLSKEVSSGGFREDLLARINVWTFQLPGLADRTEDIEPNLDYELREFSNKNGRAVTFNKEARQNFLQFAKSPQAPWRGNFRDLNAAISRMATLAPQGRIRAEEVADECKRLTQSWHRPEEASIANDLSEVLEPDVLENIDPFDAVQLSYVVEVCRKSKNISEAGRTLFAVSRAQKKTSNDSDRLRKYLAKFELQFGDL from the coding sequence ATGAAAAAGCGTGTAGTGATGGGTTTCCTGGGGACCAAATTGGACATGGGCTTCGGTCCGGATCGTTGGGAGCGGTGGCGGCCTACGGTCTCGATCTGCTCGCAGGAGGGCTCGATGGTGGACCGCTATGAGCTGCTGTATGAGCAGCGCTATCAGAAGTTGGCAGACCGAGTGATGGAGGACCTCCGTCAGGTATCACCCGAGACCGACGTGCGCGGGCACATCGTGGGCATCAGGAAGCCCTGGGACTTTGAGGACGTGTTTGGTCACTTGCATGACTTCCTGAAGGGGTATGATTTCGATGTGGAAAAGGAGGAGTATGAAGCGCACATCACCACCGGAACTCACGTGGCACAGATCTGTCTGTTCCTCCTCACCGAATCTCGACACCTGCCGGGGAAACTTTTGCAAACCGGTCCGCCAAGAGGCCGCAAAGCCAAGACCGGTTTCGGCTCGGTGAGTCTGATCGATCTCGACCTCTCGAAATACGACCAGCTGGCCACCCGCTTCAATGCCGAGCAGTTAGAGGCACTGGATTTCCTCAAGTCCGGCATCGCCACGCGAAACAAAGCATTCAATGAGCTGATCGAAAAAATCGAAGTGGTCGCTCTCCGCTCGGCTGCACCGATCCTACTCACCGGTCCCACGGGGGCAGGGAAGTCTCAGCTGGCGCGGCGTATTTATGAACTCCGCCAGCAGCGCGGCGGCCTCGACGGTGGTTTTGTTGAGGTGAACTGTGCCACTCTGCGAGGCGACACCGCCATGAGTGCCTTGTTTGGTCATAAAAAAGGAGCGTTTACGGGGGCGCAATCTGACCGACCCGGACTACTGCGCCAAGCCCATGGCGGCATGCTTTTCCTCGATGAAATCGGTGAGCTAGGCGTGGACGAACAAGCAGTGCTACTGCGTGCGGTGGAGGAGGGAATGTATCTACCCGTCGGTGCGGACCAGCCGGTGAAAAGTAAGTTCCAACTGATTGCCGGAACCAATCGTGATCTCAGCAAGGAAGTCAGCAGCGGTGGTTTCCGTGAAGATCTGTTAGCACGAATCAACGTCTGGACCTTCCAGCTGCCTGGCCTCGCGGATCGGACAGAAGACATCGAGCCGAATCTCGACTATGAACTACGTGAGTTCTCTAACAAAAACGGCCGAGCCGTCACGTTCAACAAAGAAGCCCGACAAAATTTCCTGCAATTTGCCAAAAGCCCTCAAGCTCCCTGGCGAGGAAACTTCCGAGATCTCAACGCCGCCATAAGCCGGATGGCCACCCTGGCACCGCAAGGACGGATCAGAGCCGAAGAGGTGGCAGACGAATGCAAACGCCTCACCCAATCCTGGCACCGACCCGAAGAGGCTTCCATCGCAAACGACTTAAGCGAGGTATTGGAGCCTGACGTGTTAGAAAACATCGACCCCTTCGATGCCGTGCAGCTCAGCTATGTCGTGGAAGTATGCAGGAAATCCAAAAACATCAGCGAAGCCGGACGCACCCTCTTCGCAGTGTCCAGAGCACAGAAAAAGACCTCCAATGACTCAGACCGATTGAGAAAGTATCTCGCCAAGTTCGAGCTTCAGTTTGGTGACCTTTGA
- a CDS encoding Panacea domain-containing protein: MQLSFSHKKATQALNFFARAAGGKINKMKALKLIYFADRYHLRSYGRPITNDTYFAMKFGPVASQCLNLLNENEDYTAPEENTYRQAFLERENNEHYASKAAVNETVLSQTDLESLNYAWENYKDKDQFELAEETHRFPEWQQHKAALDSEQATRRFMSYLDFLENPEKGVERLPLLTEEVKEDLAEELHSLQAVESIWS, encoded by the coding sequence ATGCAACTCTCCTTTTCCCATAAAAAGGCTACTCAAGCGTTGAACTTCTTCGCTCGTGCTGCAGGTGGAAAGATCAACAAAATGAAGGCTCTCAAGCTGATCTATTTTGCAGATCGCTATCACCTCCGCAGTTACGGTCGGCCGATTACCAACGACACTTACTTCGCCATGAAGTTTGGGCCGGTGGCGTCGCAGTGCCTCAACCTTCTCAACGAAAACGAAGACTACACGGCACCGGAGGAAAATACATACCGCCAAGCATTCCTCGAACGGGAAAACAATGAGCACTACGCATCCAAGGCTGCCGTCAATGAAACGGTGCTCTCTCAGACCGATCTTGAATCTCTGAACTACGCTTGGGAAAATTACAAAGATAAGGACCAGTTCGAACTCGCCGAGGAAACCCATCGGTTTCCTGAATGGCAGCAGCACAAAGCAGCCTTGGATTCCGAACAGGCTACCCGGAGATTTATGAGCTATCTTGATTTCCTGGAAAACCCTGAAAAGGGAGTGGAAAGACTTCCCCTGCTCACCGAGGAGGTCAAAGAGGATTTGGCTGAGGAACTGCATTCTCTCCAAGCCGTGGAAAGTATTTGGAGTTAA
- a CDS encoding ATP-binding protein: MPETTKNGVISLTVEKDFLQRVSSTGAIKALAELIWNGLDSGSDSVQVEFSKNKLGAIDEIRVIDQGSGISYEESELFFGKLGDSWKKNHGKVNGRALHGKNGQGRLHAFALGSRVTWKTTYKVKDSFNSYQIVGDASSLNRMHTTTPKETNKSHLGTTVVISGISEGLGALTSDKAPTEFAKLFAAYLSQYPQVSIILDGETIDPASIQRKKEDRFIKGITLANGNKVDAMVTIIEWAVPTPRAIHLCDKAGVSLHTTDAGIQAPGFQFTAYVNCDHFRELDKENLLSMDDLVPDVNCILNSARNELRGYFRKRTAERARSLVQRWKTEKIYPYEDQGAITAVEETERQVFDILGVTLEEYLPKFEEADHNARKFTFLLLAQALRDNPSSVRKIITDVLSLKQDEQDELAELLEETPLSNIISSASIVANRLNFLVALENLLFDKTTKKKLLERDQLHKILETESWIFDDNFTLAGSEETLEDVLKIHLSELGKREDSDAEDKPVLREDDQQGRVDLMLSRTIQPREDEYDHLIVELKRPSQKISSKVLGQIESYAIAVAKDPRFLTDKTRWKFIAVSNDMDEHAKRKARQRDKPRGMVFDDGELNIEVWAFEWTEIIANARTRLQFINQSLDYKATRDSSRAYLEKAHAKFLPATNQEDQKDIDEESPQ; the protein is encoded by the coding sequence ATGCCTGAAACAACTAAGAACGGTGTTATTTCACTGACCGTCGAAAAAGACTTCCTGCAACGAGTTAGCTCTACAGGAGCGATAAAAGCTCTTGCTGAACTAATTTGGAACGGCCTAGATTCAGGCTCGGACTCGGTCCAAGTGGAATTCTCAAAAAACAAGCTTGGAGCGATTGACGAAATTCGAGTCATTGATCAAGGCTCTGGCATTTCTTACGAAGAGTCCGAATTATTTTTTGGTAAACTTGGCGACTCTTGGAAGAAGAACCACGGAAAGGTGAACGGCCGAGCATTACACGGTAAAAATGGTCAAGGCCGCCTCCACGCATTTGCATTAGGTAGCCGTGTCACGTGGAAGACAACTTATAAGGTAAAGGATTCATTCAATAGCTATCAAATCGTAGGTGATGCTAGCTCCCTCAACCGCATGCATACAACTACCCCCAAGGAAACTAATAAATCCCACCTAGGAACTACAGTTGTTATTTCAGGCATCAGTGAAGGGTTGGGAGCACTGACTTCGGACAAAGCACCAACTGAGTTTGCCAAGCTTTTTGCAGCTTACTTAAGTCAATACCCTCAAGTTTCAATTATACTAGATGGTGAAACAATTGACCCTGCAAGTATTCAAAGGAAAAAAGAGGACCGTTTCATCAAGGGGATAACCCTTGCTAATGGTAATAAAGTAGATGCCATGGTAACCATAATTGAATGGGCTGTTCCAACACCACGTGCAATTCATCTCTGTGACAAAGCAGGGGTCTCTCTCCACACGACAGATGCAGGAATCCAGGCTCCAGGATTCCAATTTACAGCATACGTAAATTGCGACCATTTTCGAGAACTCGACAAGGAGAACCTCCTATCAATGGATGATCTCGTCCCAGACGTTAATTGCATTCTGAATAGCGCTCGAAACGAGTTACGAGGTTACTTTCGAAAGCGAACGGCAGAACGAGCTAGATCTCTAGTCCAGAGATGGAAAACTGAAAAAATCTACCCCTACGAGGATCAAGGCGCGATTACCGCTGTCGAGGAAACTGAGCGTCAAGTTTTTGATATTCTCGGTGTGACATTGGAAGAATATCTCCCAAAATTCGAGGAAGCTGATCATAACGCCAGAAAATTCACATTTCTTCTTCTCGCGCAAGCTCTTCGAGACAACCCCAGTTCCGTTAGGAAGATTATTACAGACGTATTATCTCTGAAACAAGACGAACAAGACGAATTGGCTGAACTCCTAGAAGAAACCCCTCTATCTAACATTATTAGTTCGGCCAGCATTGTAGCAAACCGTCTAAATTTTCTAGTAGCACTAGAAAACCTACTTTTCGATAAGACAACTAAGAAAAAATTGTTAGAGCGTGATCAGTTACACAAAATCCTTGAAACTGAGTCGTGGATCTTCGACGATAACTTTACACTAGCTGGTAGTGAAGAAACTCTAGAAGACGTGCTTAAAATCCACCTCAGTGAGCTAGGCAAACGAGAGGATTCGGATGCTGAGGACAAACCGGTGTTACGGGAAGACGACCAACAAGGCCGGGTTGACCTAATGTTAAGTCGAACGATTCAACCGCGAGAAGACGAGTATGACCATTTGATCGTAGAACTAAAACGACCATCACAGAAAATCTCATCGAAAGTTCTAGGACAAATTGAGAGCTACGCGATCGCCGTCGCTAAAGACCCTAGATTCCTAACAGACAAAACGCGTTGGAAGTTCATCGCTGTATCCAACGATATGGACGAGCACGCAAAAAGAAAAGCGCGACAGCGTGATAAGCCTCGGGGAATGGTTTTTGATGACGGTGAATTAAATATCGAGGTTTGGGCATTTGAATGGACTGAGATCATCGCTAATGCACGGACACGGCTTCAATTCATCAACCAATCCCTCGACTACAAAGCGACCAGGGATAGTTCTCGAGCATACCTAGAGAAAGCACATGCCAAATTCCTTCCCGCTACAAATCAAGAAGACCAGAAGGACATTGACGAGGAGTCACCGCAATAA
- a CDS encoding cryptochrome/photolyase family protein encodes MPSKTIVWFRRDLRLHDNPAWNHAVGKGSAIIPVFIHSPKEECPWQRGEASNWWLHHALEDLASQLEKHGLDLVIRDTKNTLQTLTDIIDESGAEAVCWNRCYEPAMVKRDKEVKKQLQEAGIETHSFNGSLLLDPLKVTNKSGKPYQVFTPFWKHCRDIEVRKPETEKLKSAKSHSVKSLDLTELNLLPNIPWHEGMAEFWTPTRDGAIELLESATSKSKDYDAQRDIPSDDGTSRLSPYLHFGQISPREFFHHIRDNAPSKEKADTGIIRQLYWREFSAHLLFHFPHSQDSALKPEYEQFPWDFNEKLLRAWQKGETGFPIVDAGMRQLWHTGWMHNRVRMIAGSLLVKHLLQPWQEGARWFWDTLVDADLPNNSMGWQWVGGCGADASPYFRIFNPITQGEKFDPDGDYVRKWIPELAELPTEFIHSPWEATPIELKAAGVELGKNYPKPIVTHKEGRQRALDAYEEFKEIKES; translated from the coding sequence ATGCCATCAAAAACCATCGTCTGGTTCCGTCGCGACCTCCGCCTGCATGATAACCCCGCCTGGAATCACGCCGTGGGCAAAGGCTCGGCCATCATCCCCGTTTTCATTCACAGCCCTAAAGAAGAATGCCCGTGGCAACGCGGCGAAGCGTCGAACTGGTGGCTGCACCATGCGCTCGAAGATCTTGCCAGCCAGTTGGAAAAACACGGACTGGATCTCGTCATTCGTGACACGAAAAACACTCTGCAGACTCTCACGGACATCATCGATGAATCGGGCGCCGAAGCGGTCTGTTGGAACCGTTGTTATGAGCCCGCCATGGTGAAACGTGACAAAGAGGTGAAAAAGCAACTGCAAGAGGCCGGTATCGAGACCCACAGCTTCAACGGCTCACTCCTGCTCGACCCGCTGAAGGTCACGAATAAATCCGGCAAGCCCTACCAGGTCTTCACGCCATTCTGGAAACACTGCCGTGATATCGAAGTTAGAAAACCGGAAACCGAAAAGCTGAAATCCGCCAAGTCTCACTCGGTCAAAAGCCTCGACCTAACCGAGCTAAACCTACTCCCAAACATACCGTGGCACGAAGGCATGGCTGAGTTCTGGACCCCAACTAGAGACGGAGCCATCGAACTGTTAGAATCAGCCACATCAAAAAGCAAAGACTACGATGCCCAGCGCGACATCCCCAGCGACGATGGCACTAGCCGACTCTCCCCCTACCTCCACTTCGGCCAGATCAGTCCGCGTGAATTTTTCCACCACATCCGCGACAATGCCCCGAGCAAAGAAAAAGCCGACACCGGCATCATCCGCCAGCTTTACTGGCGCGAGTTCTCCGCTCACCTGTTATTTCACTTCCCCCACAGCCAAGACAGCGCGCTGAAGCCGGAATACGAACAGTTCCCATGGGACTTTAACGAAAAGCTTCTCCGAGCTTGGCAGAAGGGCGAGACCGGCTTCCCGATCGTCGATGCCGGCATGCGCCAGCTCTGGCACACTGGCTGGATGCACAACCGCGTCCGCATGATCGCCGGCTCTCTGTTAGTCAAACACCTGCTCCAGCCATGGCAAGAAGGAGCTCGGTGGTTCTGGGATACCCTGGTCGATGCCGACCTCCCTAACAACTCCATGGGCTGGCAATGGGTTGGCGGCTGCGGTGCCGATGCCTCCCCCTACTTCCGCATCTTCAACCCCATCACCCAAGGCGAGAAATTCGATCCCGACGGCGACTATGTTAGAAAATGGATCCCCGAACTCGCCGAACTCCCCACCGAGTTCATCCACTCCCCTTGGGAAGCCACCCCCATCGAACTCAAAGCCGCAGGCGTCGAATTAGGAAAAAATTACCCCAAACCCATCGTCACCCACAAAGAAGGCCGCCAACGCGCCCTCGATGCCTACGAAGAATTCAAGGAAATTAAAGAGAGTTAA
- a CDS encoding glycosyltransferase produces MLLLIPIISLLCAPAIWVIFGRPRYVPIWGKAPCRPISVIIPARDEEKNIHTLLTSLNELSVKAHEVIVVNDGSTDRTAEIARDLGAMVFDSKPLPTDWKGKPWACQQGAELATGEWLLFLDADTRLEPKAIAQLRHLTDHENHVFSICPWHTVKRPYEQLSAFFNLLMVVGMNAFSLDRKSIDDTRLVGQCILIPSSIYRECGGHASVRGEILENYQLSKVLKSMGIKRCCYLGKNSVTMRMFPGGLIELWRSWKKGFISGAAEVPGMTIFWTSLWITGMVTATVALALVAAEQTPLFLTLSASAYLIHAMQCWIVFRRVGSFAWYNALLFPVSLIFYHLLFFTAIIDQKRGKTTQWKGREVS; encoded by the coding sequence ATGCTACTGCTGATTCCCATCATCTCACTGCTCTGCGCCCCGGCGATCTGGGTGATCTTTGGTCGACCACGCTATGTGCCCATTTGGGGAAAAGCACCATGCAGGCCCATCTCAGTGATCATCCCAGCGCGAGATGAAGAGAAAAACATCCACACGCTGCTAACATCACTGAATGAACTATCAGTAAAAGCGCACGAAGTCATCGTGGTCAATGATGGCTCCACGGACAGAACCGCAGAGATCGCCCGTGACCTAGGGGCCATGGTATTTGATTCCAAACCTCTGCCCACCGATTGGAAAGGCAAACCCTGGGCATGCCAGCAAGGAGCAGAGCTCGCCACCGGCGAATGGCTCTTATTTCTCGATGCGGACACTCGACTAGAACCGAAAGCCATCGCCCAGCTTCGACACCTAACCGACCACGAAAATCACGTATTCTCCATTTGCCCATGGCACACCGTCAAACGACCCTACGAGCAGCTCTCCGCATTTTTCAACCTACTGATGGTGGTCGGCATGAACGCCTTCAGCCTCGACCGAAAATCCATCGACGATACCCGGCTCGTCGGTCAGTGCATACTCATCCCCAGCAGCATCTACAGGGAATGTGGTGGCCACGCCTCCGTCCGAGGTGAAATTCTCGAGAACTACCAGCTTTCCAAAGTCCTCAAATCCATGGGCATCAAGCGGTGCTGTTACCTTGGAAAAAACAGCGTCACCATGCGCATGTTCCCCGGAGGTTTGATAGAGCTGTGGCGGAGCTGGAAAAAAGGATTCATCTCAGGTGCCGCCGAAGTTCCCGGCATGACCATCTTCTGGACTTCGCTTTGGATCACCGGAATGGTCACGGCAACGGTTGCGCTTGCGCTCGTAGCAGCTGAACAAACTCCCCTGTTCCTCACACTATCCGCCTCCGCTTATCTGATCCACGCGATGCAGTGCTGGATCGTTTTCAGGCGTGTAGGATCCTTTGCTTGGTATAACGCATTACTATTTCCCGTTTCCCTGATTTTCTATCACCTGCTGTTTTTCACCGCGATCATTGATCAAAAACGCGGCAAAACCACCCAATGGAAAGGACGAGAGGTTAGCTGA